The genomic interval CTGCTGTAAGATTCTTATGAATCAGAATGGCAGCAACGTTACATCGATTGGCTAATTGCACATCATGGTCTAGCCGATCACCCACATGAGCGATTATTTGACCACCTAGCCCTCGCAAAATAGCAGGATCTGGCTTTCCCGCCCCGGCTCGCTCCGGCGTCACCACTTCATCAAACTTATCAATCAGCCCCAACGCTTCCATAACAGGTGCCTGAAACTTGTAAAAGCCATTCGTCACTGCAGCAAGGAAATACCCTCTTGCTTTCAGATCGGAAAGTAACTCCAATATTCCGCTCTCCAGCAATTTGACTTTAGGAGGGATGGAATGCTTGCGAACTAATGGCTCTATTTCAATGGAATCAGGAACGCCCCACTCGCGAAATCTCTCTCGGAGAATATCATCCCAGTCATACGCCTCAACATAGCGTCCCCCTCTCATGCGCGCCTCATGCTCCACCACCATTTCGGAAACAACGTCATGCGGACGTCCCAATATTCCAGAGACCATTTCTGTAATCTCCGGAAATACCCACGCCCCAAAAGGATTCTGCATGAGTGTGCCATCTAAATCAAACGTAATCCAGCGCTTGATGTTCATTTGATCGCCCCCGAGGTCAGTCCTTCTATAAACTGTTTGGATGCAAATAAAAATGCGATGATCATGGGCATGGATGAGATCGTCAAGCTGGCAAATAACAGATTCCATTCCGTATCATACTCCCCGAATAAAGTGAGCACACCCAATGGAATCGTGCTTAACTCCTCACTTTTCAAAAAGATCAGCGGATAAAAAAAGTCGTTCCACACCCCGATCAAGTGAACAATCCCGACCGTGGCCAGCGCCGGCTTCATCAGTGGCAGGATAATTTTATAGTAAACCTGAAACCCGTTGCATCCATCCAGCCTAGCAGATTGGTCCAGCTCTGTCGGTAATGTTTTGAAAAATCCGTAAAACACAAACACGCCGAACGGAATCCCACCCGCCACGTACAGGATGACCAATGACGTCAGCGTATCCAGCAGCTGCAACTGAAGCATGATCATGTACAGCGGGAGAATAGCCAGCTTCATCGGGAGCATCAATCCAATCATAAAGAAAAACAGTACGTACGGGTTCCACCGGAACGGATAGCGGGAAAGGTAAAAGGCAGCCAACGAAGAGATAAACAGGATTAAGAATACCGACAGACCGCTAACATAGATACTATTCCATATATACGTACCGAAGTTCACCCGATCCCATACTTCTATGTAATTCTCAACCGATAAAGAATGCGGAAGCCCTAATGGCGAGGTGAGAATTTCCATATTGCTCTTGAACGAAGATACAATCATAAGAAAAATGGGATAGAGAGCCAAAAAGGCAAAGAATAAAAGAATCGCATACTTCGCGTATTGTCCCAGTCGTACGGTCACGTTTATGACCTCCCTTCTATTGTTCGTATTCCTTACGTCGGAAGAAAAAGAGCAGGATAGCCGTCGCACTCGAAATCATCAAGAAAAGCACCACCGCCAATGCTGAGCCAAGCCCGATTGACTCCCCTCCCGCAACAGAACCAAAAGCGAGGCGATAAAAGTAGGTCGCCAGTACATCCGTCGAGAAATAAGGTCCCGCTTGAGAGCCCTGCATGGCAAAGATCAGTTCAAATGCTTCAAACGCACCGATGAAACTCAAGATCGTCATCACCATAATCGAGGGCATTGCTAGCGGGACTGTCATTTTCCACAGCATAGTGAGACCGAATGCGCCATCTATTTTGGCAGCGTCGTAAATTTCTGTAGGGATCGCCTGCAAGCCAGCGAGGAAAATCAGCACTGCAAACCCCAGCCCGTACCAGCTATTGACCAAAATGATCGTGTAAAGCGCTGTATCCGGGCTTCCCAGCCAAGGCCTCGCCAACTCTTCTAAGCCAATGAACTTGAGAAACGTATTTAGCGCACCATAGGTAGGATTCAGAATCAGACTAAACAAGAATCCAACCACGATCACAGACAGCAGCTTTGGCATGAAAATCACCATTTTAAAAAACTCTTTACCGCGGATCTTGCTATTGATGAATAACGCGAGTAGAAACGCCACAACCAGCTTCGTCAGGACAATACCGATGAAAAAGATGACGTTATGTCCAAGCCCCCGGAAAAAGGTCTCCTTGAAGGGAGATTCAGTAAACAGGCGCACGAAGTTTTCTAGACCAATGAATGCTCCCCGCTTCAGTCCATCCCAAGCGAAAAAGCTGTTTAAGAACGCCGAAAAGATCGGGTAAATCTGAAACCAAATATAAAAGACGAGCGCCGGCAGCAAAAACAGGTGGACCAGGTGCTTTTTCCAGCTGGTTCTCCGCACTTTTGTAGTCTTCGGCTTTGCCGCACTCGTTTTTTCCATGACAGGCATGCTCATAGCTCCTCCTTCGAAAACGGGTACAGTCAAGCACCCCCACCTAACTGTACCTCCTTTTTCTTCACTCGATAGCTGCCGCTACTTTTTCGGTTTGAACCACTTATCGGCCGAAGCCTGCGTATCCTCCGCCACTTTATCTACTGTGAGTTTATTGATGTACATCCCCTGCAACGAGTCTTCAAAGGTCGTCTTGGTTGTCGGTGTCCCTTCCCCAAAGTGAACAAGCATCAGGAAAGGCGCCATGCTCTTCTCGCTAAGCTGAGTCATTTTCTGTACCAATGGATGCTTTGGCACTACACCGGCAATAGCACTCAGACGACTCAAATCATCACTGAACATCTGACCAAACTCTTTGGATGCGAGGAATTCCATAAAGATTTTTGCTTCTTCCGGGTGCTTGGTCGCTTTTACGACACCGTATGAACCGTCTACCCAGTTAATCATCGGTGCCTCTCCTCCCTTTTCCTTGGCAAGACCAGGGAGGATGTCGATCGGGAGGTCAGGGCTTTGCTTTTCAAACGTTTCTAATCGATAGCTGCCATTGATGTACATCGCAGCCTTGCCAGTGTAAAAGAGTGCCTGGGCGTCCTTGTCATCGATACCGATAAAATCGGGAGGGAAAAACGGCGTTAGTTCTTGCATGCGTTTGATGGATTCCTTGAAGGCATCATCATTAAAATTGGCTTCTCCGGAGAGCATCTTTTCCACGTAGTCGTTGCCACCATACGCGCTCGTTCCAATTACGCTATGGGCAATCGATAATAAATAAGCGGCTTTACCCGCTTGAGCGATAGGGATGATCCCTTTTGCCTTCAGAGCCTGAGACACTTGGATCAACTCATCCCAGGTCTGGGGCGGCTGCACCCCATTGTCCTCCAGTATTTTTTTGTTGTAGAAAATCACTGCTGAATTGATGGAAAGTGGTACGCCATATACTTTTTGGTCGGTCCCTCGTGCTGAATCGAGATACGGTTTGGGAATATCCTGCACTCCCTTTACATCGTCGATCGGCAGCAGGTAGCCCGCATCCGCGATCGATGTCGCACCCGAATACGGACGCAATTGGACGATGTCGACTCCAGTTCCCGCTGTCAAGGAATTGCTCAGGATCGTGTTGTACTCCGTCGATTTGAACGGCTTGAATTTCACTTTGATGTTGGCATGCTGCTTTTCAAACTCTGCGATAAACTTGGCGTACGCATCTTTGTCCTCTGGTCGCCAGCTGTACATCACTAGCTCGACCGGCTCCCCTTTAGCCGGTTCTACAGCAGGTGTTGGCGCTGACCCAGTAGCCTGCCCACCCGTATTTGACGAAGGCGGACTACTGCTACACGCACTCGCTACCAGCATCAGAATTGCACAAAACAGCCAAACTCCTACACGTCTCATTGCCAATCTCCTCCATTCGAGATGTTTGAGTTACGTCTCCTTTGTGTTCCTCTCTTTGTAGTAATATTTAGTATTCAAACTCGAATTTCAGAAACAAATTTTCTAAAAAAGTTACAATTTTCTAATAATAAAGCACACAAAAAAAGAGACAGACGATTGTCTGCCTCTCTTTGCGAAAAACGGCGAGCCGCTTTTCTTTCTTACATCATGCCCATGCCACCCATGCCGCCCATATCAGGCATACCCATAGGAGCTTTGTTTTCTTCTGGCTTGTCAGCAATTACTGCTTCAGTAGTCAGGAACATAGCCGCTACGGATGCAGCATTGGACAGTGCGGAGCGAGTAACTTTCGCAGCATCCACGATACCAGCTTCAAGCATATTTACATATTCTTCAGTAGCAGCGTTGAAGCCGATACCTACTGGTTCTCTTTTCAGACGCTCTACGATTACAGAACCTTCGAGGCCTGCGTTCGCAGCGATTTGACGAACTGGCTCTTCCAGGGAACGGAGTACGATTTGTACACCTACAGCCTCTTCGCCGTCTACTTTTACGCCTTCAACAGCTTTGATCGCGTTGATAAGAGTCGTACCACCACCAGGAACGATACCTTCTTCTACTGCAGCGCGAGTAGAGTTCAGAGCGTCCTCGATGCGGAGCTTTTTCTCTTTCAATTCGGTTTCAGTAGCTGCACCAACTTTGATAACTGCTACGCCACCAGCCAGTTTAGCCAGACGCTCTTGCAGTTTTTCACGATCGAAATCGGAAGTGGTGTCTTCGATTTGTTGACGGATTTGAGCTACGCGGCTGTCGATGTTCGCTTTGTCGCCAGCACCTTCAACAACAGTCGTGTTTTCTTTCGTAACCACGATTTTACCTGCGCGGCCCAATTGATCCAGCTTAGTGGATTTCAGGTCCAGACCCAGTTCTTCAGTGATTACTTCGCCACCAGTCAGAGCAGCGAGGTCTTGCAGCATAGCTTTGCGGCGATCGCCAAAGCCAGGAGCTTTAACCGCTACAGCTGTGAAGGTACCACGCAGTTTGTTTACTACGAGAGTAGCCAGTGCTTCGCCTTCAACATCTTCTGCGATGATCAAGAGAGGTTTACCGCTTTGTACCACTTGCTCCAGTACAGGCAGAACTTCTTGGATGTTGGAGATTTTTTTATCGGTGATCAAGATGAATGGGTTGTTCAGGACCGCTTCCATCTTGTCAGTGTCAGTGATCATGTAAGGGGAAGCGTAGCCACGGTCAAATTGCATACCTTCTACTACTTCCAGCTCCGTTACGAAGCCTTTGGATTCTTCAACGGTGATTACGCCGTCTTTGCCCACTTTTTCCATTGCTTCTGCGATCAGGTTACCTACTTCTGGATCGTCAGCGGAAATAGCCGCTACTTGTGCGATCGAAGATTTGTTTTCAACTGGTTTCGCAATGGATTTGATTTCTTCAACAGCTGCACGAACTGCTTTTTCCATACCGCGACGGATTACCATCGGGTTAGCACCAGCGGTTACGTTTTTCAGACCTTCACGGATCATAGCAGCAGCCAGAACGGTTGCAGTCGTTGTACCGTCACCAGCGATGTCGTTGGTTTTCGTAGCAACTTCTTTAACCAGTTGAGCGCCCATGTTTTCGTAAGCGTCTTCCAGTTCGATTTCTTTTGCGATGGTTACACCGTCATTGGTGATGAGCGGAGAACCGAATTTTTTCTCAAGTACCACGTTACGGCCTTTTGGACCGAGGGTCACTTTCACTGCATTTGCCAATGTTTCCACACCGCGGAGCATCGAGCGGCGAGCGTCTTCAGAGAACTTCACTTGTTTAGCCATCTAATCTCTACCTCCTATTATGTGTTGGTTTCGTTCAAATTCCTATGTCTTAACCGATGATCGCCAGGATATCGGATTCGCGCAGCACGAGGTATTCTTTATTGTCTACCTTCACTTCAGTACCAGCGTATTTGGAGAAGATTACTTTATCGCCGTCTTTTACTTCCAACGCGATGCGCTCGCCGTTGTCAGCAACACGACCAGAACCGACTGCGATTACGCGGCCTTCTTGCGGTTTTTCCTTTGCAGAATCAGGCAAAACGATCCCGCTTACAGTCGTTTCGTCTTTGGAGATAGCTTCGATTACCACACGGTCACCCAATGGCTTAAGCACTAAAAACACCCTCCTCAAAAAATGTAGGTAAACAGATTTTCTGTTGTTAGCACTCGACTGATATGAGTGCTAACACCCAATTCCTATAATAATGAATCACTATCTACTTTGCAAGTAGTTTCCCTCACTTTTTTCCATCTGTCACCCAATAGGTAGTCAATTCTCGCAGATTCCTCCTCTATCAAAATGTGTTCTACCAAACCGTCCCGCTCATATAAATCAGATAGAGAATCCAGACAAGCTCTCGAAGGAGGAAGCCGCATATGCGTAAATGGCTGCTGATTGGACTAACCGTCCTCTCTATTGTAGGCATCAGCCGTTTCTTCACATCCGATCACTCGTCCCTAATCCGGGTCAACCTCTACCCTTCCACCCTTTACTGGGATGGTCGCGAAGTCGTTTCCAGCCAGAAAACCAACCCCATGCAGGAATTGCCTCCCACCCTGGAGTACAAAGGCACTCTCTACGTTCCTTTATCTATGATCGGCCGCCAGTTGAACAAACCGGTAGGCTGGGATGATACTACGTACTCTGCCTGGGTGGGACAACCTCCTGCTGTAGTGGCGAAACAACCTTTAGTAGATACGACACCTGTTGTGGTTCCCGCTTCGGCTCCCATCCATGTACTAGCAAATACGAGCGCTACTGCTACAAACAGCTCAGCAAAGACGACCACCAAGTCAGACCAGCCAAACTCCCTCTTTGGCCTCACCCTCGGAATGTCGTCAGCAGACGTAACCAAGCGAATGGGAAACCCGGCACACAAGGATCCCAGCAGTCTCGGCTACCAGTGGTGGATCTACAACAGCGATCCAGCCCAATATGTACAAGTAGGCATTGCAAACGGAAAGGTAGTGGATCTGTACTCCCTCGCCCCGCAGGCAAAACTGGGAGACATCGGGGTCGGAACGGCTCTGCAGGCTCTGGAACGACAGCATCCTCTGCAAAATGTCGTCACGTTCACCTATCTGGGAGCTAACATCCAAATCACCAACCAGAAGCAGCAGCGTCCGCTCGTCATGGAAAACGGAATCGCTTCCATTTACTATTTGGACAAGCAAAACAACGACAAAGTGACGGCGCTACGATTGATCGATACACAGATGCTTTTGCGCGGCGGATTTTACGAAACCAAATGGACGTATCAAGGACAAGCTCCCGATTTTGACCCACCAGCCCTCAGTGTAAAAGAGCGGGAATCCGTCAACATCGCGTACGAACGACAAATCTTGGATCTGGTAAACGTCTCGCGCTTCCGCTCCAAGCTGCCCCCCCTACAATGGAACGAGATGGCAGCCCAAGTGGCAAGAAAGCACAGTCTCGATATGGAAAGCAACGACTTCTTTGACCACGTCTCTGCTACAACTGGCAGTGACCCGTTTGATCGATTAAAACAAGCGAGCATCTCGTACCGCATGGCTGGAGAGAAT from Brevibacillus choshinensis carries:
- a CDS encoding HAD family hydrolase, with the protein product MNIKRWITFDLDGTLMQNPFGAWVFPEITEMVSGILGRPHDVVSEMVVEHEARMRGGRYVEAYDWDDILRERFREWGVPDSIEIEPLVRKHSIPPKVKLLESGILELLSDLKARGYFLAAVTNGFYKFQAPVMEALGLIDKFDEVVTPERAGAGKPDPAILRGLGGQIIAHVGDRLDHDVQLANRCNVAAILIHKNLTADLKSLSPLLRVKEPAGIQLCIEKARKETKNALWNELTVGLVPAAIIDSLHEIPVILDA
- a CDS encoding carbohydrate ABC transporter permease; translated protein: MTVRLGQYAKYAILLFFAFLALYPIFLMIVSSFKSNMEILTSPLGLPHSLSVENYIEVWDRVNFGTYIWNSIYVSGLSVFLILFISSLAAFYLSRYPFRWNPYVLFFFMIGLMLPMKLAILPLYMIMLQLQLLDTLTSLVILYVAGGIPFGVFVFYGFFKTLPTELDQSARLDGCNGFQVYYKIILPLMKPALATVGIVHLIGVWNDFFYPLIFLKSEELSTIPLGVLTLFGEYDTEWNLLFASLTISSMPMIIAFLFASKQFIEGLTSGAIK
- a CDS encoding carbohydrate ABC transporter permease encodes the protein MPVMEKTSAAKPKTTKVRRTSWKKHLVHLFLLPALVFYIWFQIYPIFSAFLNSFFAWDGLKRGAFIGLENFVRLFTESPFKETFFRGLGHNVIFFIGIVLTKLVVAFLLALFINSKIRGKEFFKMVIFMPKLLSVIVVGFLFSLILNPTYGALNTFLKFIGLEELARPWLGSPDTALYTIILVNSWYGLGFAVLIFLAGLQAIPTEIYDAAKIDGAFGLTMLWKMTVPLAMPSIMVMTILSFIGAFEAFELIFAMQGSQAGPYFSTDVLATYFYRLAFGSVAGGESIGLGSALAVVLFLMISSATAILLFFFRRKEYEQ
- a CDS encoding ABC transporter substrate-binding protein, which codes for MRRVGVWLFCAILMLVASACSSSPPSSNTGGQATGSAPTPAVEPAKGEPVELVMYSWRPEDKDAYAKFIAEFEKQHANIKVKFKPFKSTEYNTILSNSLTAGTGVDIVQLRPYSGATSIADAGYLLPIDDVKGVQDIPKPYLDSARGTDQKVYGVPLSINSAVIFYNKKILEDNGVQPPQTWDELIQVSQALKAKGIIPIAQAGKAAYLLSIAHSVIGTSAYGGNDYVEKMLSGEANFNDDAFKESIKRMQELTPFFPPDFIGIDDKDAQALFYTGKAAMYINGSYRLETFEKQSPDLPIDILPGLAKEKGGEAPMINWVDGSYGVVKATKHPEEAKIFMEFLASKEFGQMFSDDLSRLSAIAGVVPKHPLVQKMTQLSEKSMAPFLMLVHFGEGTPTTKTTFEDSLQGMYINKLTVDKVAEDTQASADKWFKPKK
- the groL gene encoding chaperonin GroEL (60 kDa chaperone family; promotes refolding of misfolded polypeptides especially under stressful conditions; forms two stacked rings of heptamers to form a barrel-shaped 14mer; ends can be capped by GroES; misfolded proteins enter the barrel where they are refolded when GroES binds), translating into MAKQVKFSEDARRSMLRGVETLANAVKVTLGPKGRNVVLEKKFGSPLITNDGVTIAKEIELEDAYENMGAQLVKEVATKTNDIAGDGTTTATVLAAAMIREGLKNVTAGANPMVIRRGMEKAVRAAVEEIKSIAKPVENKSSIAQVAAISADDPEVGNLIAEAMEKVGKDGVITVEESKGFVTELEVVEGMQFDRGYASPYMITDTDKMEAVLNNPFILITDKKISNIQEVLPVLEQVVQSGKPLLIIAEDVEGEALATLVVNKLRGTFTAVAVKAPGFGDRRKAMLQDLAALTGGEVITEELGLDLKSTKLDQLGRAGKIVVTKENTTVVEGAGDKANIDSRVAQIRQQIEDTTSDFDREKLQERLAKLAGGVAVIKVGAATETELKEKKLRIEDALNSTRAAVEEGIVPGGGTTLINAIKAVEGVKVDGEEAVGVQIVLRSLEEPVRQIAANAGLEGSVIVERLKREPVGIGFNAATEEYVNMLEAGIVDAAKVTRSALSNAASVAAMFLTTEAVIADKPEENKAPMGMPDMGGMGGMGMM
- the groES gene encoding co-chaperone GroES, which produces MLKPLGDRVVIEAISKDETTVSGIVLPDSAKEKPQEGRVIAVGSGRVADNGERIALEVKDGDKVIFSKYAGTEVKVDNKEYLVLRESDILAIIG
- a CDS encoding CAP domain-containing protein, giving the protein MRKWLLIGLTVLSIVGISRFFTSDHSSLIRVNLYPSTLYWDGREVVSSQKTNPMQELPPTLEYKGTLYVPLSMIGRQLNKPVGWDDTTYSAWVGQPPAVVAKQPLVDTTPVVVPASAPIHVLANTSATATNSSAKTTTKSDQPNSLFGLTLGMSSADVTKRMGNPAHKDPSSLGYQWWIYNSDPAQYVQVGIANGKVVDLYSLAPQAKLGDIGVGTALQALERQHPLQNVVTFTYLGANIQITNQKQQRPLVMENGIASIYYLDKQNNDKVTALRLIDTQMLLRGGFYETKWTYQGQAPDFDPPALSVKERESVNIAYERQILDLVNVSRFRSKLPPLQWNEMAAQVARKHSLDMESNDFFDHVSATTGSDPFDRLKQASISYRMAGENIAAGYPDAIEAHESWMNSPGHRKNVLEKGFTQLGVGVITDYYTQTFLTPAQ